A genomic stretch from Paraburkholderia dioscoreae includes:
- a CDS encoding carboxymuconolactone decarboxylase family protein: MEQRLDFYKANPAAIKALLGVEERIGKSALEKSLAELVRLRASQINGCAYCVDMHTTDARNGGETERRLATVVVWRETPFFTDRERAALEWTEALTLVSLDHVPDAVWTAVRPHFNEAELVDLTLLISAINAWNRFAIAFRKLPA; this comes from the coding sequence ATGGAACAACGTCTCGATTTCTACAAAGCCAACCCCGCCGCCATCAAGGCGCTGCTCGGCGTCGAAGAGCGCATCGGCAAGTCGGCGCTCGAAAAATCGCTGGCCGAACTGGTGCGCCTGCGTGCCTCACAGATCAACGGCTGCGCGTACTGCGTCGACATGCATACCACCGACGCTCGCAATGGCGGCGAAACCGAACGGCGCCTGGCGACCGTGGTGGTATGGCGCGAAACGCCGTTCTTTACCGACCGCGAACGCGCGGCGCTCGAATGGACGGAAGCGTTGACGCTGGTCTCGCTCGACCATGTGCCCGACGCCGTGTGGACCGCCGTGCGCCCTCACTTCAACGAGGCGGAACTGGTCGACCTGACCCTGCTGATTTCGGCGATCAACGCATGGAACCGCTTCGCGATTGCTTTCCGCAAGCTGCCGGCGTAA
- a CDS encoding pyrroline-5-carboxylate reductase: MSVGRIGFIGTGSITEAIVTGLATCADVPTEVWLSPRNARVAGRLAQAYPMVRVAGGNQEVVDRCDVVCLAVRPQVAEGVLQALRFSGRHHVISFIATYGVDKLRTLIRPAKTLVRAAPLPTVAEHLCNTLVFPADDIARSLFTQLGGAIEAGSEETFDVLFSATATMGSYFALLHNQARWLEKHGSSYGEARDYLASLHFGLASVARKTQSRFDELSGEFTTAGGLNEQVLDALRAHQVFSAFDEAFDQVLHRIGGTSRPDQ; this comes from the coding sequence ATGAGCGTCGGGAGAATCGGATTCATTGGCACGGGGAGCATCACCGAGGCCATCGTCACCGGACTGGCGACATGCGCTGATGTACCAACCGAGGTATGGCTATCGCCGCGCAACGCGCGGGTTGCAGGCAGGCTCGCGCAGGCGTACCCAATGGTGCGCGTGGCGGGCGGAAACCAGGAAGTGGTGGATCGCTGCGACGTGGTATGCCTCGCCGTACGACCACAGGTAGCCGAAGGTGTATTGCAAGCCCTGCGATTTTCCGGTCGGCACCACGTGATCAGCTTTATAGCGACATATGGGGTCGACAAACTGAGAACGCTCATTAGGCCGGCAAAAACCCTTGTCCGCGCAGCGCCGCTTCCAACCGTGGCGGAACACCTGTGCAACACACTCGTGTTTCCCGCGGACGATATCGCCCGAAGTCTTTTTACACAGTTGGGTGGTGCAATCGAGGCCGGCAGCGAGGAAACGTTCGACGTCCTGTTCTCAGCAACAGCAACGATGGGCAGCTACTTCGCCCTGTTGCACAACCAGGCTCGCTGGCTCGAGAAGCATGGTTCGAGCTACGGCGAAGCGCGCGACTATCTTGCAAGCCTGCACTTCGGCCTTGCTAGCGTCGCACGGAAAACGCAGAGCCGTTTCGACGAGCTTTCCGGCGAGTTCACGACAGCTGGCGGTTTGAACGAACAGGTACTGGACGCGCTTCGCGCCCATCAGGTGTTCAGTGCTTTCGATGAAGCTTTCGACCAGGTTCTACACCGGATCGGCGGGACATCTAGACCCGATCAATAA
- a CDS encoding GntR family transcriptional regulator, whose protein sequence is MPPVAAKQRRSETSPPGEASAAANVTRKIVRPTTVDLVLTAIRQRILSGELAPGEVLRQEALAEELGVSRVPIREAITRLTGEGLLTSVPHKGAYVAELSVEEVQETFDIRLRLEPWLFAEAIARITDAEINKAERLVKEMDKASEGQWGQLNWRFHETLYLPAQRDITLQMLRVLHDRSDRYFRFQVVQVPIREQSHEEHMGLVEACRQRDPKLGAKLLEQHVKTAAKQIVSVVEAVISR, encoded by the coding sequence ATGCCCCCGGTTGCCGCCAAACAACGTCGCTCCGAAACGTCCCCGCCAGGCGAGGCTTCTGCCGCCGCGAACGTGACGAGGAAAATCGTTCGTCCCACCACGGTGGATCTCGTGTTGACCGCGATCCGCCAACGGATTCTGAGCGGCGAACTCGCGCCAGGCGAGGTGCTGCGACAGGAAGCGCTGGCCGAGGAACTGGGCGTGAGCCGCGTGCCGATTCGCGAAGCCATCACGCGCCTGACCGGTGAGGGTTTGCTGACCAGTGTCCCGCACAAAGGCGCTTACGTAGCGGAACTCTCGGTGGAAGAAGTCCAGGAAACGTTCGATATCCGCCTGCGTCTGGAACCGTGGCTTTTCGCCGAAGCGATTGCGCGCATTACGGATGCCGAGATCAACAAGGCGGAGCGCCTCGTCAAGGAAATGGACAAGGCTTCAGAGGGCCAGTGGGGACAACTGAACTGGCGATTCCACGAAACCCTTTATCTTCCTGCACAGCGGGATATCACACTGCAGATGCTCAGGGTGCTGCATGACCGTAGCGACCGGTATTTCCGGTTTCAGGTCGTTCAGGTGCCGATTCGCGAGCAGTCGCACGAAGAGCATATGGGCCTCGTCGAGGCATGCCGCCAGCGCGATCCGAAACTCGGAGCGAAGCTTCTGGAGCAGCACGTCAAGACGGCGGCCAAGCAGATTGTCAGCGTGGTCGAGGCGGTGATTTCGCGGTGA
- a CDS encoding aconitase X swivel domain-containing protein gives MDQSGWSHASTLAAGHARGAVLALEPLSFWGGYDAALGKIVEKSHPCHGRSLAGKIMVMPRAKGSSSSSSVLAEAIRNGTGPSGIVLRERDLIISIGVIVANELYGVSVPLVVVDDDVFDTLYRCTQPIQIDAPHEGGEARIEIMSGTTL, from the coding sequence ATGGATCAGAGCGGCTGGTCACACGCCAGCACTCTGGCTGCCGGGCACGCGCGCGGCGCCGTACTCGCGCTCGAACCATTGAGTTTCTGGGGCGGCTACGACGCCGCGCTCGGAAAGATCGTTGAGAAATCTCACCCGTGTCATGGGCGGAGCCTTGCCGGCAAGATCATGGTGATGCCGCGCGCCAAGGGCTCCAGTTCAAGCAGCAGCGTGCTCGCCGAGGCGATCCGCAATGGCACGGGTCCGAGCGGCATTGTGCTTCGCGAGCGGGATCTGATCATCTCTATCGGCGTCATTGTCGCGAACGAACTTTACGGCGTGAGCGTTCCGCTCGTGGTGGTGGACGACGACGTCTTCGACACACTATACCGCTGCACACAGCCCATTCAGATCGATGCGCCGCATGAGGGCGGCGAGGCCCGCATCGAAATCATGTCTGGAACCACGCTATGA
- a CDS encoding aconitase X has translation MLVLNAQDQAMRDGAFGSGVALAMRIVARTANVMGARELIDISSAHIDGCLYHGPASLDFVERFVQGDTRVAVPTTLNVGSLDLIHPELYHGDKTTERAAERLMKAHLALGCESSFTCAPYQLKHRPKAGDQIAWAESNAIVFANSVLGARTSRYGDFLDLAAAITGRAPHAGLHITENRAARIVVEAPDFARLPGRDVFFAVLGFLLGEQAGATVAAIVGLPPDSSEDELKALGAAAASSGAVALFHAVGITPEAPTLDAALQGQAPARTISISIDQLAAVRRRLNQGRPGDPLIAVSLGTPHFSVEEFEQLVELFALHDGPLKCDFYVNTSRFVLWQLETTGIAQVLAKRGVQIVVDTCTYITPVMKKLSGLVMTNSGKWAHYAPANIGVSVAYGSMQECVRSAFEGKVYFDEQSS, from the coding sequence ATGCTGGTATTGAACGCACAGGATCAGGCCATGCGGGACGGCGCGTTCGGAAGCGGCGTCGCGCTTGCGATGCGCATTGTCGCCCGCACCGCAAACGTCATGGGCGCGCGCGAGCTTATCGATATCAGCTCGGCGCACATCGACGGGTGCCTTTATCACGGTCCCGCCAGCCTCGATTTCGTCGAACGTTTTGTTCAGGGCGATACGAGGGTCGCTGTTCCGACCACACTGAACGTCGGCTCGCTCGACCTGATCCACCCAGAGCTGTATCACGGCGACAAGACGACAGAGCGCGCGGCGGAACGACTGATGAAAGCGCACCTCGCGCTTGGCTGCGAATCGAGCTTCACTTGCGCGCCGTATCAGCTGAAACATCGCCCGAAAGCGGGCGATCAGATTGCGTGGGCAGAATCGAATGCCATTGTTTTTGCCAATTCAGTACTGGGTGCACGCACCAGCCGCTATGGCGACTTCCTCGATCTGGCCGCCGCCATTACCGGCCGTGCTCCGCACGCCGGGCTTCATATCACCGAAAATCGGGCCGCGCGTATTGTCGTCGAAGCGCCTGACTTCGCCAGGCTGCCTGGCCGGGACGTCTTCTTCGCCGTGCTGGGCTTTCTGCTAGGTGAGCAAGCCGGCGCGACAGTGGCCGCTATCGTCGGTTTGCCGCCCGATAGCAGCGAAGACGAATTGAAGGCGCTGGGAGCCGCGGCCGCGTCGAGTGGCGCGGTAGCGCTCTTTCACGCGGTTGGCATTACACCTGAGGCGCCGACGCTCGACGCCGCATTGCAGGGCCAAGCGCCAGCCCGGACCATTTCCATTTCAATCGATCAACTTGCCGCAGTCCGGCGGCGGTTGAACCAGGGCCGCCCCGGAGATCCGCTTATCGCGGTGAGCCTCGGTACACCGCATTTTTCAGTCGAAGAATTCGAGCAACTCGTCGAATTGTTCGCGCTGCATGACGGACCTCTGAAATGCGACTTTTACGTGAACACAAGCCGATTCGTACTCTGGCAGCTTGAAACGACGGGGATAGCTCAGGTTCTCGCCAAACGCGGTGTGCAGATCGTAGTCGACACCTGCACTTATATCACCCCCGTGATGAAAAAACTGAGCGGACTCGTCATGACGAACTCCGGCAAATGGGCACACTATGCGCCGGCGAATATCGGCGTTTCGGTGGCGTATGGAAGCATGCAGGAATGCGTGCGCTCCGCGTTCGAAGGCAAGGTGTATTTCGATGAACAGAGCAGCTAA
- a CDS encoding FMN-dependent NADH-azoreductase has translation MKIMHVDASAKRERSNSRALSRFFIERLRDEGVELDVDYLDVTVDTPPHVSEAFAIATYTPEHERTAAMRATLADSDALCRRLLEADALVFAMPMYNWSMPSAFKAFVDSVTRTGVTYVNTADGRIEGQLGRQKVLFITSRGADLRPGSPYSSMDALTPALKAAFGFLGVADPTFVDAQPLQFSNQEARVEAIERARAELSAVAATWANRAMSPKMERDVVTS, from the coding sequence ATGAAAATTATGCATGTCGATGCGAGCGCCAAGCGCGAGCGATCCAATTCCCGCGCGTTGAGCCGGTTCTTTATCGAGCGTCTGCGTGACGAAGGGGTGGAGCTTGACGTCGATTATCTGGATGTGACGGTGGATACGCCGCCCCACGTGAGCGAAGCGTTCGCCATTGCCACTTACACGCCGGAGCACGAGCGCACCGCTGCGATGCGCGCCACGCTGGCAGACTCCGACGCATTGTGCCGACGCCTGCTCGAAGCCGATGCGCTGGTCTTCGCGATGCCGATGTACAACTGGTCGATGCCCTCCGCGTTCAAGGCCTTTGTCGATAGCGTCACGCGAACCGGCGTGACTTATGTGAATACCGCCGACGGCCGCATCGAAGGCCAGCTCGGGCGGCAAAAGGTTCTGTTCATCACGAGCCGCGGCGCGGATCTGCGTCCCGGCTCACCCTATTCTTCGATGGATGCGCTGACGCCCGCGCTAAAAGCGGCCTTCGGCTTTCTTGGCGTCGCGGACCCTACCTTCGTCGATGCGCAGCCGCTGCAGTTCTCCAACCAGGAGGCGCGGGTCGAAGCAATCGAACGGGCACGCGCCGAGTTGTCGGCGGTGGCTGCGACATGGGCGAACCGGGCAATGTCGCCGAAAATGGAGCGGGATGTCGTGACCTCCTGA
- a CDS encoding metal-dependent hydrolase family protein produces the protein MLILKNARVLDVNHEHDDARYSIVIENDRIREVSREPVSINGADVIDVAGKTVMPGMVDCHAHVIASVAHLGNNGRLPNTFAVLRAVPILAGMLHRGFTTVRDAGGADYALSRAIEEGVIAGPRLFVAGKALSQTGGHGDFRERFDNSDPDPCGCHRNLGAIGRIVDGVDEVRKAVREEMRSGAHHIKIMASGGVASPTDPIGNLQFSVDEIKAVVEEAASHQTYVMAHAYTGKAIARVVELGVRTIEHGNLIDDEAAAVMAKHGAFAVPTLVTYDAMSKVGIKSGVGESALAKNESVRIQGLKALEILKRHGVKMGLGTDLLGDMHQYQSDELSIRADILGAFETICQATAIGAEIVGMQGRLGVIAADAFADLLVVDGDPSTDIRLLGGQGERISAVMKNGAWVRQALS, from the coding sequence ACGACAGGATCCGCGAGGTGTCGCGCGAGCCTGTCTCGATCAACGGTGCCGACGTGATCGATGTCGCCGGTAAAACGGTGATGCCCGGTATGGTCGACTGCCACGCGCATGTGATTGCGTCGGTGGCGCATCTGGGTAACAACGGGCGCTTGCCCAACACTTTCGCGGTGCTGCGCGCCGTACCGATTCTGGCCGGCATGCTGCATCGCGGCTTCACGACCGTGCGCGATGCCGGCGGCGCCGACTATGCGTTGTCGCGAGCTATCGAAGAAGGCGTGATTGCGGGCCCGCGCCTGTTCGTTGCCGGCAAGGCGCTGTCGCAAACCGGCGGTCATGGCGATTTTCGCGAGCGCTTCGACAACTCGGATCCTGATCCGTGCGGCTGTCACCGGAACCTCGGCGCAATCGGCCGCATTGTCGACGGCGTGGACGAGGTTCGCAAGGCCGTTCGCGAAGAGATGCGTTCCGGCGCGCATCACATCAAGATCATGGCGTCGGGCGGCGTGGCGTCTCCGACCGATCCGATCGGCAATCTGCAGTTTTCGGTCGACGAGATTAAAGCCGTCGTGGAAGAAGCCGCGTCGCATCAGACCTATGTGATGGCCCACGCCTACACCGGCAAGGCGATCGCTCGGGTCGTCGAACTCGGCGTGCGCACGATCGAGCACGGCAACCTGATCGACGATGAAGCCGCCGCCGTCATGGCAAAACACGGCGCGTTTGCCGTACCTACGCTGGTGACCTATGACGCGATGAGCAAGGTGGGCATCAAGTCTGGGGTTGGGGAGAGCGCGCTCGCCAAGAACGAATCGGTCCGTATTCAGGGGCTGAAGGCATTGGAAATCCTGAAGCGTCACGGCGTGAAGATGGGTTTGGGAACCGATCTGCTCGGCGACATGCATCAGTATCAAAGCGACGAACTGTCGATTCGTGCCGACATTCTGGGCGCGTTCGAGACGATCTGTCAGGCTACTGCGATCGGTGCTGAAATCGTCGGCATGCAGGGGCGCCTCGGGGTGATTGCGGCAGACGCATTTGCGGATCTTCTCGTGGTCGACGGCGATCCTTCCACGGACATCCGCCTGCTGGGCGGCCAGGGCGAGCGGATTTCGGCGGTCATGAAAAATGGCGCCTGGGTTCGTCAAGCCCTGTCGTAA
- a CDS encoding cupin domain-containing protein: protein MRTRKLIAAAALAGLSLTAVSRNLFAGEPAATRETITPTFAEAIANVPGKKITALIVDYAPGGKSPAHRHGQAFVVGYVLSGAIRSQVNNGEEKVFHAGEHWTENPGVHHTESENASTTEPARLLAIFVADSKDKNLVTFDSK from the coding sequence ATGCGTACCAGGAAACTTATCGCCGCTGCCGCACTCGCCGGTCTTTCCCTCACTGCCGTATCGCGCAACCTGTTTGCCGGGGAACCGGCCGCCACGCGCGAAACGATTACGCCGACATTCGCCGAAGCGATCGCCAACGTTCCCGGCAAGAAGATCACCGCCCTGATCGTCGACTATGCGCCCGGCGGCAAATCGCCCGCGCATCGGCACGGGCAGGCTTTCGTGGTCGGTTATGTGCTGTCCGGCGCAATCCGTAGCCAGGTGAACAATGGCGAGGAAAAGGTTTTTCACGCGGGTGAACATTGGACCGAAAATCCCGGCGTTCATCACACCGAGAGCGAAAATGCCAGCACCACGGAACCCGCCAGATTACTGGCTATCTTCGTGGCTGATTCGAAAGACAAAAACCTCGTCACGTTCGACAGCAAGTAA
- a CDS encoding SDR family NAD(P)-dependent oxidoreductase, giving the protein MSDAVQNNLTNTRLAWIAGVGASAGLGAALARRFAREGLSVVVTGRSRERLDTVVAEIQRAGGQALALPGDVTSESDLAAIARQLAERGTLEVAIFNAAGATRAPTLDLSAEQFEAAWRVTTLGGFLFARAALPPLLVAGRGSLLFTGATASLRGRPPFAAFASAKAGLRSLTQSLAREFGPQNIHVAHVVVDGGIDGERLRTSAPQRAAERGPDGLLNPDEIADSYWHLHQQGRSAWSQEIDLRPFNESF; this is encoded by the coding sequence ATGAGCGATGCTGTCCAGAACAACCTGACGAACACGCGTCTTGCGTGGATTGCCGGGGTAGGCGCGAGCGCAGGATTGGGAGCGGCGCTCGCGCGCCGTTTTGCGCGTGAGGGTTTGAGCGTCGTTGTAACAGGGCGCTCGCGCGAGCGGCTCGATACGGTGGTCGCCGAAATTCAGCGCGCCGGCGGGCAGGCCCTGGCTTTGCCCGGCGACGTCACGAGCGAGAGCGACCTCGCAGCCATTGCGCGGCAACTCGCGGAACGAGGCACGCTCGAAGTCGCGATCTTCAACGCCGCGGGCGCGACGCGCGCACCGACGCTCGATCTGAGCGCCGAGCAGTTCGAGGCGGCATGGCGCGTCACGACGCTCGGCGGCTTCCTGTTCGCCCGGGCGGCGTTGCCGCCGTTGCTGGTAGCCGGCCGCGGCTCGCTGCTGTTCACGGGCGCAACGGCTTCGCTGCGCGGCCGCCCGCCGTTTGCCGCGTTCGCTTCGGCCAAGGCCGGCCTGCGCTCGCTCACGCAGAGCCTCGCACGCGAGTTCGGGCCACAGAATATCCATGTTGCGCATGTGGTGGTGGATGGGGGCATCGACGGTGAGCGCCTGCGCACCTCCGCGCCGCAGCGGGCGGCCGAACGCGGCCCGGACGGCCTGCTCAATCCCGACGAGATCGCCGACTCGTACTGGCATCTCCATCAGCAAGGGCGCAGCGCATGGTCGCAGGAAATCGACCTGCGGCCGTTCAACGAATCGTTTTAA